In Hydrogenothermus marinus, a single window of DNA contains:
- a CDS encoding Hsp20/alpha crystallin family protein, producing the protein MIRNGAFPIDILDDGENYYIIMDCPSVIPESFEIYGDEKQIIIKGVKAGLKIEGKYILIERYKGKFLRKLSLPQPINIEKAKAEYKEGVLIIKAPKIKDEILIDSRIKIKISYRR; encoded by the coding sequence ATGATTAGAAATGGAGCATTTCCAATAGATATTTTAGATGATGGTGAAAATTATTATATAATTATGGATTGTCCATCTGTAATTCCAGAAAGTTTTGAAATTTATGGAGATGAAAAGCAGATAATTATTAAAGGTGTGAAAGCAGGATTAAAAATAGAAGGTAAATACATTCTTATAGAAAGATACAAGGGAAAATTTTTGAGGAAATTAAGTCTTCCACAACCAATAAACATAGAAAAAGCAAAAGCAGAATATAAAGAAGGAGTTTTAATAATTAAGGCCCCAAAAATAAAAGATGAGATATTAATAGATAGTAGAATAAAAATAAAGATAAGTTATAGGAGGTAA
- the rlmN gene encoding 23S rRNA (adenine(2503)-C(2))-methyltransferase RlmN: MEKINLKNFNYKELENWVKERGWQKFRAKQIAKWLYNKKVSSYDQMTDLSKDIRNYLKENTEFDSLELVSFEKSNLDGSIKFLWRAKDGNTIESVFIPEREHNTICVSTQVGCAVGCKFCYTTKDGLIRNLETAEIIDQYLLVQRFVGNENRISNVVFMGMGEPLANYDNVKKAVQIMTDKNMLDLSNRKITISSSGILAQINRMYEDPEFPQVRLAVSLNAADQKTREYIMPISKTNTLEDLMKTLNSLPFKTGYRIMLEYVLIKGVNDSEKDAHNLARLIGKNKKRYKVNLIPFNPFEETDFQRPDDKSVEKFQKILWDYNISAFIRWSKGRDISAACGQLRKKELNNFIKIKT; this comes from the coding sequence ATGGAGAAAATAAATTTAAAGAATTTTAATTATAAAGAGCTTGAAAACTGGGTAAAAGAAAGAGGATGGCAAAAGTTTAGAGCAAAGCAGATAGCTAAATGGCTTTATAACAAAAAAGTTTCCTCTTACGATCAGATGACAGATCTATCAAAAGATATTAGAAATTATCTTAAAGAAAATACAGAGTTTGATAGTTTAGAGCTTGTTTCTTTTGAAAAATCAAACTTAGATGGAAGTATTAAATTTTTATGGAGAGCAAAAGATGGAAATACAATAGAATCAGTATTTATACCTGAAAGAGAGCATAATACAATATGTGTTTCTACACAAGTAGGATGTGCAGTAGGATGTAAATTTTGTTATACAACAAAAGATGGTTTAATAAGAAATCTTGAAACTGCAGAAATAATAGATCAGTATCTTTTAGTTCAAAGATTTGTAGGAAATGAAAACAGAATATCAAATGTTGTTTTTATGGGTATGGGAGAACCACTTGCAAATTATGATAATGTAAAAAAAGCAGTTCAGATAATGACAGATAAAAACATGCTTGATTTATCAAATAGAAAAATAACAATATCTTCTTCAGGAATTCTTGCTCAAATAAATAGGATGTATGAAGATCCAGAATTTCCTCAAGTAAGACTTGCAGTTTCTTTAAATGCAGCAGATCAAAAAACAAGAGAGTATATTATGCCAATTTCCAAAACAAATACCCTTGAAGACTTAATGAAAACATTAAACTCTTTACCATTTAAAACAGGATACAGAATAATGCTTGAGTATGTTTTAATAAAAGGAGTTAACGATTCAGAAAAAGATGCACATAATCTTGCAAGACTTATAGGTAAAAATAAAAAAAGATATAAAGTTAATCTAATTCCATTTAATCCATTTGAAGAAACAGATTTTCAAAGACCAGATGACAAATCTGTAGAAAAGTTTCAAAAAATACTTTGGGATTATAATATTTCTGCATTTATTAGATGGAGTAAAGGTAGAGATATATCTGCTGCATGTGGACAACTTAGAAAAAAGGAATTAAATAATTTTATAAAGATTAAAACATAA
- a CDS encoding glycosyltransferase family 4 protein — MKNIKVLEVIDSHGWCGTKEQTYLITKHLSKYFHTELALAFDHKEMIERLENVVPLRFYEEDIGSKRRFDIKNYKRLKKIIEDGNYNVVVANSSWSFNYVVAVYPFLKKKPKLIAMRRSGYVPSFISKYLKYRWADKIVVVSKDVAKLLKEKNFYPEKLEVIESGIDLSRFKPVSDYREEYRKKLGIKENEKVFINVANFQPWRKGQDILLKAFKNLNCKNCKLLLVGHKTDSEEALKMIKDFNLQDKVIGLGFRNDVEKLHQASDFFVLASNSEGIAGALLQAMASGKVVLSTLAGGIGEYLKDNENGFTCNVGDDKCLTKKMEKMLNLSKEEYKRLSTNAIETAKRYSIEETAKKWKNLIEKIIS, encoded by the coding sequence TTGAAAAATATTAAAGTTTTAGAAGTAATAGATAGTCATGGATGGTGCGGTACAAAAGAACAGACTTATCTAATTACAAAACATCTTTCTAAATATTTTCATACAGAGCTTGCCCTTGCATTTGATCATAAAGAGATGATAGAAAGGCTTGAAAATGTAGTTCCTTTAAGATTTTATGAAGAAGATATAGGAAGTAAAAGAAGATTTGATATTAAAAATTACAAAAGATTAAAAAAAATTATAGAAGATGGAAATTATAATGTAGTTGTTGCAAATTCATCTTGGTCTTTTAATTATGTTGTTGCAGTTTATCCATTTTTAAAGAAAAAGCCAAAACTTATAGCAATGCGCCGTTCTGGTTATGTGCCTTCTTTTATATCAAAATATCTTAAATATAGATGGGCTGATAAAATTGTTGTTGTTTCAAAGGATGTAGCAAAACTTTTAAAAGAGAAAAATTTTTATCCAGAAAAACTTGAAGTAATTGAAAGTGGAATAGATTTATCAAGATTTAAACCTGTTTCAGATTATAGAGAAGAGTATAGAAAAAAACTTGGGATAAAAGAAAATGAAAAAGTTTTTATAAATGTAGCTAATTTCCAACCTTGGAGAAAAGGACAGGATATATTATTAAAAGCTTTTAAAAATTTAAATTGTAAAAATTGTAAATTATTACTTGTAGGCCATAAAACAGATTCAGAAGAAGCTTTAAAGATGATAAAAGATTTTAATCTTCAAGATAAAGTAATTGGACTTGGTTTTAGAAATGATGTAGAAAAACTACATCAAGCATCTGATTTTTTTGTTTTAGCATCTAATTCAGAAGGTATTGCAGGAGCATTACTTCAAGCAATGGCCTCAGGGAAAGTAGTTTTATCTACTCTTGCAGGTGGAATAGGAGAATATCTGAAAGATAATGAAAATGGTTTTACTTGCAATGTTGGAGATGATAAATGTTTAACAAAAAAAATGGAAAAGATGTTAAATCTTTCTAAGGAAGAATATAAAAGATTATCTACAAATGCTATAGAAACAGCAAAAAGATATTCAATAGAAGAAACTGCAAAAAAATGGAAAAACTTAATAGAAAAAATTATAAGTTGA
- a CDS encoding SDR family NAD(P)-dependent oxidoreductase, producing MQSKTILVTGAAGFIGWKTAELLLKEGHFVVGIDNMNHYYDVRLKEWRKKQLESYDNFRFFEVDIENLGALKVLFDSFNFDAVINLAARAGVRYSIVNPHVYLETNAHGTLNLLELMKEKNIKKMVLASTSSLYAGQPMPFKEDLPVNTPISPYAASKKAAEVMSYTYHYLYDMDISILRYFTVYGPAGRPDMSIFRFIKWIDEGKPIQLFGDGSQARDFTYVDDIAKGTILALKPLGYEIINLGGGKNPISLKTLIEKIENLLGKKAKIDYKPFNKADMMETWADIEKAGKLLGWKPEIDIDKGLKRTVDWYLENKDWVKDISLEEGS from the coding sequence TTGCAATCAAAAACTATTTTAGTTACAGGTGCAGCAGGTTTTATAGGTTGGAAAACTGCTGAACTTTTATTAAAAGAAGGACATTTTGTAGTTGGAATTGATAACATGAACCATTACTATGATGTTAGGCTGAAAGAATGGAGAAAAAAACAGCTTGAAAGTTATGATAATTTTAGATTTTTTGAGGTAGATATAGAAAATCTTGGTGCATTAAAAGTTTTATTTGATAGTTTTAATTTTGATGCAGTAATAAATCTTGCAGCAAGGGCAGGTGTAAGATACTCAATAGTAAATCCACATGTTTATCTTGAAACTAATGCTCATGGAACATTAAATCTTTTAGAGTTAATGAAAGAAAAAAATATTAAAAAGATGGTTCTTGCTTCAACTTCTTCACTATATGCAGGACAACCTATGCCATTTAAAGAAGATTTACCTGTAAATACGCCAATTTCTCCTTATGCTGCATCTAAAAAGGCAGCAGAAGTTATGTCTTATACATACCATTATTTATATGATATGGATATATCAATTCTTAGATACTTCACAGTTTATGGGCCTGCAGGAAGACCTGATATGAGTATTTTCAGATTTATAAAATGGATAGATGAAGGAAAACCTATTCAGCTTTTTGGTGATGGTTCTCAAGCACGAGACTTTACTTATGTTGATGATATAGCTAAAGGTACAATCCTTGCATTAAAACCTTTAGGATATGAGATTATAAATCTTGGTGGTGGAAAAAATCCTATATCTTTAAAAACTTTAATTGAAAAAATAGAAAATCTGCTTGGTAAAAAAGCAAAAATAGATTATAAACCTTTTAATAAAGCAGATATGATGGAAACTTGGGCTGATATAGAAAAAGCAGGGAAGCTTTTAGGCTGGAAACCTGAAATAGATATAGATAAAGGATTAAAAAGAACTGTTGATTGGTATTTAGAAAATAAAGATTGGGTTAAAGATATATCCTTAGAAGAAGGCTCATAA
- a CDS encoding cupredoxin domain-containing protein, with protein sequence MSLRNITIILILLANILFSCSKNTDEKPDVVINIEVSKNGYNPNHIEVKRGQVVLFRIKALDEGIGDDYSQSVYGHCFYILPPYDVMVQNIKKGETKQVKVKMVYPGKVLFTCPYCSGIFPTKGELIIK encoded by the coding sequence ATGAGCTTGAGAAATATAACAATAATCTTGATATTATTGGCTAATATCTTATTTAGTTGTTCAAAAAATACTGATGAAAAGCCAGATGTTGTTATAAATATAGAAGTTTCTAAAAATGGATATAATCCAAATCATATTGAAGTTAAAAGAGGTCAGGTAGTATTATTTAGAATAAAAGCTCTTGATGAAGGAATTGGAGACGATTATTCACAAAGTGTTTATGGGCATTGTTTTTATATATTACCACCTTATGATGTGATGGTTCAAAATATTAAAAAAGGAGAAACAAAGCAAGTAAAAGTTAAGATGGTTTATCCAGGTAAAGTTTTATTTACCTGTCCATACTGCTCAGGAATTTTTCCAACAAAGGGAGAATTAATAATTAAATAA
- the coaE gene encoding dephospho-CoA kinase (Dephospho-CoA kinase (CoaE) performs the final step in coenzyme A biosynthesis.), translating into MALKIGLTGSIGTGKTTVSEIFEDFGAYVIDADKVVHKLLKRKDIKEKLSKVLGNNIFDKNGEIDKKKVADIIFKNPEKKKKIESIIHPEVRKEIKRFIEEVERKDKNAVIIAEIPLLIESKLYKDYDKVIVVYSPKEIQLERLIKKGFSKEEALARINSQMPIEEKLKYADIVIENTGSIEELKEKIKKVFEDLKKEATK; encoded by the coding sequence ATGGCTTTAAAGATAGGATTAACAGGCTCAATAGGTACAGGAAAAACAACTGTTTCAGAAATTTTTGAAGATTTTGGTGCGTATGTAATAGATGCAGATAAAGTAGTTCATAAGCTTTTAAAAAGAAAAGATATAAAAGAAAAACTTTCAAAGGTTTTAGGAAATAATATTTTTGATAAAAATGGAGAAATAGATAAAAAGAAAGTAGCAGATATAATTTTTAAAAATCCAGAAAAAAAGAAAAAGATAGAAAGTATTATCCATCCTGAAGTTAGAAAAGAAATAAAAAGATTTATAGAAGAGGTGGAAAGAAAAGATAAAAATGCAGTAATAATTGCAGAAATCCCTCTTTTAATAGAAAGCAAACTATATAAAGATTATGATAAGGTTATAGTTGTTTATTCACCAAAGGAAATTCAGTTAGAAAGGCTTATAAAAAAAGGATTTTCAAAAGAAGAAGCTTTGGCAAGAATAAATTCCCAAATGCCTATTGAAGAAAAATTAAAATATGCAGATATTGTAATTGAAAACACAGGAAGCATAGAGGAACTTAAAGAAAAAATAAAAAAAGTTTTTGAAGATTTAAAAAAAGAGGCTACAAAATGA
- a CDS encoding ComEC/Rec2 family competence protein: MLILVSVVLKNKLGFIFTAFSLFALGFYMASSSNLKINIKNPVFLECKVISFPEKYYKNFLSDCKVLNSNNKNLINKEVKLISNKKLFFLSNVYILGKASIKHNKIFVKVVNLKEEKNKFLSPILSFRDYLIKNFKENSLNYISFSIGNALIFGDRSYIPQNIKKAFINTGLIHLLAISGLHIGLLIFILLFIFSFWDKRKSYLITILFLIFYPVITAFHIPVFRASLMGILYLYGKFKYLAINPMNILFFVAFISALIYPEVIFSVGFQLSFIAVFGLILSRKYIEIDIKNKFLKFFITSMLLSFFAVLWTTPLIIFYFHQFSPTSIFATTFEMFLLIPYLFLSVLNMFSLFLIKPLINIMDFIGLKFIELAKLFDSLKIMASNLDLNLIEVLTYYILLGFITINSKIKIIYKYILFFILFSFLFVMSKI; this comes from the coding sequence TTGCTCATTTTAGTTTCTGTTGTATTGAAAAATAAATTAGGTTTCATATTTACAGCCTTTTCTTTATTTGCTCTTGGATTTTATATGGCAAGTTCTTCTAACCTTAAAATAAATATCAAAAATCCTGTATTTTTAGAATGCAAAGTAATATCATTTCCTGAAAAATACTACAAAAATTTTTTATCTGATTGTAAAGTTTTAAATTCTAATAATAAAAATCTTATAAATAAAGAAGTTAAATTAATTTCCAATAAAAAATTATTTTTTTTGAGTAATGTTTATATACTTGGTAAAGCTTCTATAAAACATAATAAAATTTTTGTGAAAGTAGTCAATCTAAAAGAAGAGAAAAATAAATTTTTAAGTCCTATTTTAAGTTTTAGAGATTACTTAATAAAAAATTTTAAAGAAAATAGTCTTAATTACATTAGTTTTTCAATTGGAAACGCACTTATATTTGGAGATAGGTCTTATATTCCTCAAAATATAAAAAAAGCCTTTATAAATACAGGATTAATCCATCTTCTTGCTATAAGTGGCCTTCATATTGGTCTTTTAATTTTTATTTTGCTTTTTATTTTTTCTTTTTGGGACAAAAGAAAATCATATTTAATAACAATTTTATTTTTGATTTTTTATCCAGTAATAACTGCTTTCCATATTCCTGTTTTTAGGGCATCATTAATGGGAATTTTATACTTATATGGAAAATTTAAATATTTAGCTATAAATCCAATGAATATTTTGTTTTTTGTAGCATTTATATCTGCTTTAATCTATCCTGAAGTAATATTTTCTGTAGGCTTTCAACTTTCATTTATTGCAGTTTTTGGATTAATCCTTTCCAGAAAATATATTGAAATTGATATTAAAAACAAATTTTTAAAATTTTTTATAACTTCAATGCTACTTTCATTTTTTGCAGTTTTATGGACTACACCTTTAATAATTTTTTATTTTCATCAGTTTTCTCCAACATCAATATTTGCAACAACTTTTGAGATGTTTTTATTAATTCCATATCTTTTTTTATCTGTTTTAAATATGTTTTCATTATTTTTAATAAAGCCTCTAATAAATATAATGGATTTTATAGGATTAAAATTTATAGAACTTGCTAAGCTTTTTGATTCATTAAAGATTATGGCTTCAAACTTAGATTTAAATCTTATTGAAGTT